From the Glycine max cultivar Williams 82 chromosome 11, Glycine_max_v4.0, whole genome shotgun sequence genome, the window tatttttaaaataaatttattatttttttaattttttttaaataatacattaaaaataaagtgatatatggacaaaatttataagttgaacaatatatagtaattaattatgattgaaagattaaaaattacaaaatattcaACATAATTCATTACCTATATAGAGAGTTATCATGATGATCTTCATTTCAATACACTAAACATTTCTCTCGTCTATTTGAAATTAATTCatctattttattatgtatgCAACTAGTTGTTGGTGTGTCAGATTGAAATCGTTGCATGTCAAGATCACGAACAAATTTTGGATCTATATATTGAGACTACTAATCCTTATTTTCGAGTGAAATTAAAGTTCATAAGTTCAATAAATGTTTTACAACTTATACACTGATCAACAAATAAGTCAATCTTTAGGTGACAAGAAGAACAAACTACAATAACATGAAAACAATGTAGTTACAATGATTAAAATTCCctataatttcttaaataattaaaaatataatcatgtTCAGATACAcgatttctaaaataatttttttaaaaaacatgttgAAATTGTATGTTCATCTacaatttcaacttttaataataagaaaaattaaaaaactaaaattgtatatacatatacgattttagtgtaattttttttaaaagaaaattataatttgaagcACGATTACTTCTTAGTAAAATCGTACTTTAAACCACGATTTacccttttttaattttttttaaatatacctattatgataattttttgaaaaaattacacCATAATGGTGCAAGAGCCCAACGCGGGTATTGCTACCCAGAGCCCGGCCATTAGATATTCTGGGAAAATTTTAACGCcacgaaaattattttttaaggttaaattatatttttaatgtttcattTTATACTTTAGTTTATATTATGTGTAATTATACTTCTTTCAAATTGCTTAAGTTTTCAGTTTTtctattcagcaaaaaaaaagtaagtttttattttaagaaaaaaactctCTGACGGCCAACAAAAATATCTAAtataaccaaaataataaaatatcccCTACTCAAATCCTAATacagcatttttatttttattcaattcaaCCAACCGACTTAAACTATTTTGATATCCTAATATGAAGTCTTACAAAAATCTAtcaaatttcattattattttttttgagaaaatacgacagtcttaaaattatttcatattgcGAGTTCACCATAAACCATTaaatatttggataaaaaacaTAGAAGGAAATTGAGTAGAGAATGAGTTCACTTAGTTTTAAAAGTAAAGGATCTAGAATGACAAAAACTTTAGCACCAAAATTTGTACATAATCCAAACTAAAAGGATCAGAAGTATAGTTAACTTAAATTTTTGTatcaattgaaattaaaaaaacttgattaatGGTAAAATCGTTGTATCTTAAACAATATAAGCTTATtaaaagattttcatttttgaaaCACTTTCTATGGGCATCTTCaacattcttacaaaaattcttttgttaattattttcttaactagaTTTCCatgttaataaataaacaagCTAGTGATAATATGAATCAAAACGTTTATGACACGTAAAGAGGGACGGACCATGGACGCCACTACACCCGACAGAAAATCACGTTGACATCTCTTGGTGAGGCATTGTCCAAGCTGTTGTGGCAGTTTTCCAAGTATATTCTTAAGAGTAATTTTCTGAGTGTAATTCCAAAAGGActttctacttgtttttttactattacattCATCTCTTATAAGAAGTGTTAATATAAGATTTGAAGAAATATTGAGAGAGTATCACTGTAATGTAAAGAAATGTTGGTGCAATTTTtcaaacttaaaaggaagttcGAGTAATTAAAAAGATTcttttatcgataaatatttATGGTTAgcattattagtttattttagcGGGAAGATTCGAACGCAACCTCTTCTACTTCCCTTCAACATAAACTACTTAGCATTTAAGATTGGTGTAAAATGGTTTTCAATctgttttaaattaaatgtcaACCTTCGAGAACGTTACCACAACACCACCTCAGAATTCTCGTTTTAAGAAACAATTTAAACCTTATCACGATGATGAAATGACAATGATGTTACACGCTTCTAATTAAAGAATATACACAGTCAGAACCATGATGCCATGTTTTTCGTTTGTTTCATCTTCTGAATTCCCAATTGTTCtctacttattattatttgggtATAACATTATCATCTCCATTttgtttagttttagtttaatCACCAAATACAGTAGACCATGACCATGAATTTACCACTGATTTGCAATATCTGCAATTCTGCATATTGGGTGGCAGATTCAAAAATCTATGATGTTCCATACTATTATGCTGCGGAAGTGCTACTTCTATGTTGCATATTGGGTAGCATGGTAGTTGCTAGGCTTCTATAGTGAAATTTTTTCCCCATTATGTGAATCATACCCATGAATATGATCATGTTAAAATATCAGAAGCATAAATATAGACAAACACTTTTCATATGCAACTGCAAGGGCAGTATGAACTACGAATCCCCAGCTGATTACTTGCTCACACCAAATAAAATGGAGATCTCTAAACGTTAAGCAAATTCTTGAGAACAATAATTTAATCTAGATATATGGgttgtaataaaattatttttgatagtTGATACATGTAATGAAATTGACGCACTTGAAACCCAGATCATACCAAGAAGTGGAAGGTGAGTGCCCCTCGTGAACATGACAATCACCATGAGCAGCAGCCACTACTTGATGCATCAGACTGTGGGGGTTTCTGCTTGAAGATGTTTTTTTTCACACCGGACGAGCCCTCAGCCAAGAGGCTTGGTGTCTCCAAAATCTGCAGATAAACAGGGAACCCAAATTTGAAtcatttcttccattttctgAGGTGTTGAATTGCACTtgactcaaataaaatataagcaaaCCAGGGAGGGCAACATTACACCCACAATTCTTTTGAGGAAGAtggaaataaaaaggaaaatcttGCAATGCATGTCAATTAGATTCAGTATCTATGCACAAAAATGATTGCAAATGCAAAGTCTTAGAAGGATACATCAGTCTTTTGGGTATTTGAGAAGCCTACACCATGAGATTTTGTTATTAAACTTTACCATTTGAAACTTATCTAGGACAGCCATCAAGCTGCAAGCATTTCTTGGAGGTAAGGAGTGAAGGACAAAGGTActctatttaaatataaactgAGCTGCTGTAATACTGGCTACTGAGATTGGGATTGCTTAAGCTATTAGTGTTCATTTGAGGTAATCGGCAGAgttgtttcatattttattttccactGTTTCTTTTGGTTCTAGTTACATAAGACAGCTAGGACTAGACTTTCCTAAGGGTCAGGATCTGTCTTGTATGGGCCAGATtggtaactttttattttattaattaataatagctAGAATCTCTCTATTGGCTGTGTTCAAATCTCTTCAACCCTTCTTCTCTTATGACATCTAGTGTGCCTAAGTTATATCGCACGGCCTGTATACTACAGAGCAAAATTCCATTTATCCTGTCATAATATGTCAAGTTACTGTTCATTTCATAACTTGGAAGTTAAGTCTTTCCAAAAACAATATTTCACAAAAAAGATAAAGTCATGAAATGACACAAACATAGCAATAATAACCATTTCAATTATTTCAGACCCCCCTCCCTGTTTTTGTCCTTCTTGAGTTGGGAAGAGTTGCATTGTATGCGTACCTTCATCACAAGCTCATCAAAACACTGTGCAACATTGACTCTGGTTTTTGCACTGCATTCAGTATACAGACATCCATATTCCCTAGCAAAGTctattccttcctttttgctGACAACCCTTTCACTTTCCTGAAATATGAGATTATTAGGATGAAGTATACTTTCATTCATGTCTACTTTAAAATATGACAGCTCACAAGAGCAGCATTCCCAAAAAATATTCCCGTGCAATTTTTTAACTGAATTACTGAATTGAGACTTACCCTCACTATTTGTTAGAAAGAGGAATTATACAAGGCTAATTCATTAATGACTTACCCTCACTATTAATGAGGAATACTTCCATTCATGTCTACTTTAAAATATGACAGGTCACAAGAGCAGCATTTGCAAAAAATATTCCCATGCAAATTTTTAACTGAATTAGTGAATTGAGACTTACCCCTCACTATTTGTTAGAAAGAGGAATTATACAAGCCAAATCATTAATGACGTACCTTATCAACTTTGTTTCCTACAAGCATCTTGATGCAGTCTTGATTTGTTGAGTATAAGTCAATTTCTTTAGCCCATATATCAGATAGATTTGTAAAGGTTTCCCGCCGCGTTACATCATATACTGTATTAATAACCCAGATTCATTGAATAgctttataatatataacagCAACAAGAATGTGATTGATACagataaaacaatttaaacaataaacaaTCACATTACATTTGGAAGCAAAATCTGCTATAATATTTCAGCCAACCAAATTTATGGTCCAGAAATAAAGACAATAACAATACTAagtaattattcaaaaaatgagaaattataaCATCAATAAATCCTCTAAGTAATGTGTCCAACACTCTCATTGGCAATGGGTGTTTGCAGATTGGATTGAATCagttttgaagagaaaaacCATCTGATTCAATCATTTTGGTTTTGTTGATTTATCATCCAATCtgtttagtttaaaaatttaattcgaTCCAATTTAAAGCAATTTGAATTGGACTGATTTTCGGTTTTATtcttacttttgtttgttttagaaaatattaaataagaaataagatatatataataaatataataaaataatttaaaatatcaaatatttcattCAAATATCACTATATAACTAATAATAGTATATTTACCCATCTTTACTCAAATAGGTAGTAAAAACATTTCTTTAACTAAacgtatttttcataaataggtATAAGTCATAtgataattttacaaatatataggaaataaaaataaaatgagtggtattataaatttatgaatgaaaatatatGCATGTGTACAAGTTTGGTTTGGATTTGATTGGTTTTTACATTCAAATCCGAAATCCAATCTGATCCAATAAAAATCttgattttacaattttttttatctgtttggTTTTTGGTTTATACAGTTATCGGATTTTTGGATCAGTTTTTCCGGTCCACATTAGATTCAATTGGTTAATGAACACCCCTACTCATTGCAGTAGTATCTGATTTACGATATTGTGAATTGCCAATACTCAGACATCAAATgttcaatattttcaaattgaaggaaatataTGTTTAACAGAAAAGTCAGCTAAATCATTGCCATCACCGCTGTCCATTGCCACAAAACTATAGctaatatgtttatatattaatGCTAGTAGTGTTTATGGGCATTGCTAACTCTCTCAATTCTTAACTAAAGTGTAGTTTAACTATTAGAACTCCAGGTTATCAAAGATCTGCATCCACAACGAGCATATCCCTTGTCCCATTTTACGGGATGCATTTGGTGGAATGAATATTTCTCATAGTTCTTAATAGGAGTGTAAAATGAATAGTTTggataattttgaatttgactATAACAATGAACTCTTAATCGATTTATaatctattaaaaatatgttaaaagaatTCAATCAATCTATGgcccatttaaaaaaattgcccaACCCTATCCACTATTccattagttatttttatggATGGATATCCAACCCATCCATTTAAAAGCATAttatactttcaaattatattttatttttttacctatcaaatttttctctctaaattttCACTGTCTAATTTAAAATACGTGGTTCATGACACAGTTATGCCATTAGATTTGGTCAGTCATTCTAATAAATGTGTTATTTAACAAAATGATGCTTCATGCACAAgactatattaattatattttatttttttacctatcaaatttttctctataaatttTCACTGTCTAATTTAAAATACGTGGTTCATGACACAGTTATGCCATTAGATTTGGTCAATCGTTCTAATAAATGTGTTATTTAACAAAATGATGCTTCATGCACAAGACTATATTGCtatattcttataaaataaatttgaaagggataaaatagaaataagtaTAAACTACATAATACCATGTTGCATGATTTACAGCTTAACAAGATACCAAACtttaaacaaacaataaaagaTGTGAACATCACATTCATGGGATAGCTAACTGAAAAGACAACAAGTAAAGGAGAAAATTTGGAAATACAACATACCCATAATTATTCCTTGAGCTCCTCTGTAATATGAACTAGTAAGTGTTCTAAACCTTTCCTGTCCGGCTGcacaaagagaaaataaaaagtattgtaATTAGCTTATTCTCATGAAGGTTGACCTGACTTCTCTAAAGCATAGGTTAAACAAATTTGCAGCAAAGAGAGGAGAATTAAGTATATCAGAAGCTTCTTATTTCTCTATAATAGAAATAATATAAGTTATATACTGCACATAGTAGCTGAAGCATTACATAACACTATATGTTCTCTTAAATTTACATGATGGAACATTTTAAATATGCcacaatttcaataaaatatatttgaaatataattttatagtatTCTACTCTATTAAGGTCTAAGGACTCTGATAAAAGATAAGGTACATTCCAGTATGCTGATTTTAAACAATATTGCAGAACTTTCCAAATTCTGTTAAACTTAGGTGTTAAGACTTATAATCTCAACCTCCAAATCTATACATGTCATCCTAATAATATGTTAATGAACCAACAGTGAAATATTCAACAATAAAATTTGAAGATTCCAACTGGTATGGCAAAACTCTCAATTAAAGCTCGAAAGAGTCAAGTACATCAGAGCTCCAAAGCTCCACACTCACTCTTCAGCATAAGTTTCTAGCAATGGAAAAAATTCTTCACCTTAACTAATATGTAATTCTGAAAATATATAACAGAAGCAAACAACATAGAATAAAAGGGATTTGACTttcaagaaattataattaacaaattGCACATTACCAGTGTCCCAAATAGCAAGTTTCAACTTTTTCCCTCCCATTGtaacatatttaactttgaaatcTACACCTGCATCatgaatataaaaatcaatgcaTATGATTGAGAGAAAGTACAACTTACAAATAATTTCATGATAGTCTCCATAATAAATAATGAATCATAACATGGACATCACCTATTGTAATGGATTATCATGACTCCATGATGGAACAACTAAATAATCTATGTTGTAGACTGTTCGGATCCAATTGCAAGGTATGACACTTGAGTCCCACATTAGAAGTATGGGATTCTAGTGTGGGATTTATAAAGGCTTTGGGCTCTCCAACTACAATAGCTTGCTTTTGTGGTGTGGTTCTCACAAGGTTCTTATCAATTGGTATTAGAGCCTTCCACCATGTCTCTCAGCTCAGCTAACAAATGGCGGGGATGGTAACACTGGCATTGCAGTGTTTGCCTGAGACTAGTCAAAGGGCTAGTGCACAGCCAGCCGCGGGGACACGGGGTTACGAAGCGTGGTGGGGTGTTAGGATCTAATTGCAAGGTATGGGACTTGAGTCCCACGATGGAAGTATGGGATTCTAGTGAGGGGTTGTTAAGGCTTTGGGCCCTCCAACAACAATAGCTAGCTTTTGTGGTGCGGTTCTCCCAAGGTTGTCAACAACAAACactatatatttcttaaaaacaaTAGAATTCTATTTAACGCAACAGAGAAACCAGTAACTGTCCAATCCTGATTTACTGAATTAGGTTGGGTCCACTACAACTGATATTATTAGATCAGGTAAATAGTCCAAGTGTATGAAGCCTGATCTGACTGGCCATAACTTGTCAGTAAACTTGGTACTGATTTGTTTATTTGTAGCCAAAATATGTAGTTAGAGGTGTAAATGAGTTAAGCTAGTCATGAATTAATGCAGTCAATTTAGTAAATACTCGATCAAGCTTGTttgttttaccaaaaaaataatcttaagcTTAGTTTTAGGTTCACTTATATAAATAGTCAAGCTCAAGCATTATCGCATTGACATTAAACCTGTCTGTGAGAGAAAGTGGCTGGCATTAAAAGCTCAAGCAATATCGGATTAAGTGTGCGACCTTATTAAACCTTCTCCTCCATACACGTAAcctataaaatttcattctctttctAATTAAGGAACAATGACTGGCTCTTTCAATTAACACACGATTCTATTTATCCCCTGCCTCCTATTCCTTGCTAAAATTTGCTAATTGATATTGCTAACCATACAATTGGCACACACACAAAGGCAATAACTAATCTGAAGAAAACTCATATCATAGTATTAATTAATACCTTTACAAAAAGAAGCCACATAATCCTATATTTAAACAGtaaattaaacatataatcaATCTTGTGGGTACTACTCGGTTTGCTTCATACCTGCCTTAATTTCACGCACAAATCATATTTCTTATGGCATAAAGAAACCATAGCAGATATAACCACATCATCAATCTAGACATGTGATGATTTAATTTATCTAAGCTATAATATAAATCAAACTTGGTATTGCTCCAGCTATTTTATAAATCGAACTCTGTCCATGTCCATCACATTATCAACCACACCCTATTCCGTCAAATATACCTTTCAAGATTAACGCAGAGGCCAAAAGACAAAGGCTATATTTGGATTAAAGTTTGGAAAATACTTCATGCAAATTTTAATGCACAAGAACAGATTCCAATGCATTAAATgtaaaaggataaaaatgttgtttcgagagtaaaagtatttttaagctgttcaaactttaatccaaacatgcacaGAGTTTGCAACATTAAAGTCCACAAATCCACTATATTAATAACGCTTCAACCCTTCAACTAAAATTTTGATCccataaattttcttccaacaCCCATCATCAGAAAAAACCTCTAGAACTCAATACTACAAAATACTAAAGATTGACAAGTGGGACAAAGAATTATAAGGTTTGCTTGGTGTTTGAAGCGAGAAGAGAGAGAGTGGTGTCATGAGTTCGAATTTTTCTACCAACAAAAATGTTACAGATTAAcatttgtcgataaaaaaaaaattgataagtgGGACAGCATAAATTATTGCGAAAATCTCAAcgacaaaataaaacaagacttatttttatttttaatattttgaaaaaaaaagaaggaaggaaaacTAACCGATGGTGGGAGAAAGATCCTCGAAAGTATCAGAGGTAAAACTCAAAAGCAGGGTGCTTTTGCCAACGCCAGAATCCCCAATCAAGAGAAGCTTGAACAAGTAATCGAATTCGGGTTGAGTCGACgacgaggaagaagaagcatccATTGAGAACTCCAAATGAGAAATTCAATCGACGACGCTTGGACTTAGGTTTTGACTTTATAGATAGGGTATTGTTTTGGATTAGATCTAAGAGGtggttttgtttccttttcttaAGCTTATTGGAAATTCTAGACTTGACTTGGATTCGGTGGAAAGTGGAAGCagaaggaaaaggaaagagATTGAAGAGAACGAGGATTTAGTAGAAGGTTGCGGACGGTCAAAGAAAACCCGTTTCAAGTTTGTCGCGTGCATGCTGCGGTGAGTGACTGTTTTGGTTGTCGGTGTTTTTTCGCAACGGTATTCATCTGATTGATCCGGTGAAAATGGTAGGTGAGTTGgtggattaataattaatttgatatatattaaaattaaaaaaatttaaaattatatatgtatataatatatataagtatataagtaatgttaatttattaatgttttccttgaatttcaatttcttttatctCACCCAAAAGCTGTTCTTTTCCTTCCATCAaaaatgagaaaacaaaaacaaaaaatgaatgtGATACCTAGCATTCGAGGGCTAGGGAACCTCCACACTGCGCGTGAACCGCGAGAGAGCTCAAAGCTCGCGGGAGGAAGGAAACGCAAGTTCAGAGAGAAGAAAGTAAGAGAAGGAGCTCGAGAGAGAAAGGAAACTTCTGGAATTTTTATTCATATCCTCTTCAAGTTAGTTACAACTTTCATAATGTGAGGACCCACGCTTAACCGTAAATGGTTAGTTGTTGTTGCTAAGCCCTAACAATATGAACAACACGTAATTACCTTTCCCGCCAACGTTCTACCCACAGCTTGTACCCCATTTCCCAGACTCTTTTATCCTAATTGGTAGATATCCCAATGCTTGGGTAGCTGCTTCGTCCTAGCTGAACGTCTCTGGTGCATAGCTTCATCCTCAACGTGCGTAtcagaatgaaagaaaaaaaaagagaaaacgtataaaaaagaaaaaaaagtattaagaaaagagaaaacaaagacaacctgaaaaaaaaaacaaacaaaaaaaataaagaacgctaaaagtaaaataaataaaaaacattttgtaTGTCCTATTGGACTTTCAAAGAGAGCCAATTAGGTCAAGAGAAAAGGAAGATAACACTTTGCAtacaaaaggaaagaagaaagatgattaaTGCACAGCGTAGCACGGATCCCGAAGAAGACAAATGGACCAATCACATCGCATCATTTGGTTACAACGTTAGAGAAGAGAGAAGCGTCACCAGGTGACCCCTCATTCCCTTATTCTCTCAAGtttcttctccctctttctctcttcttcttcttcctcttcttcgttttTCTTCTTTATCTCTTACAAAGTCTCATCGTTCTTCTCACCAGCGAGATTTGTACATGATGATatcgttcttttcttggtgtTTTTGCATTTcgtcatcattttcttcttttcttttctttttcttcttccttctttcgtTTTCCGACGAAGCTAGCACGCCACCATCGTGGGCAACTTCCGCGCCACTGCTGCCAGCACCGTCCCAGTGGCGGCCTCGATGCCATGCACCACTAGTGCCGAGGAGATGTGCCACCCTCCGTGGTGGCTTCTCCTATTGTGCCGCCGTTTTGGGGCTAGGTCATCTAGGGTTGTTTTAATCCTGATGCCTAAATGCGGGTTAGGTTGGATCGCCCTAGCCCATTTTCAACCCAATcctaaaaacgtaaaaaaaatcacaacaacaaaatttaCTGTTTACACCGCTTTTTTATATAtgcacttttttgttttgggaataGCCCATTTTGTAGTCTGTAATAAGTTGGAAATGCTACTAACACCATGTTTTTTCATACATGCACTCCTTTTGTTTTGGGCCTAGCCCATTTTTGCGACGTCAAATAAAACCAAAAACTACTATTTACATATCTTTTTTCAACACATTTATATGCACCCTTTTTTTCGTTTTGGGCCTAGCCCATTTTGCAGTATGTAATAAGATGGAAATGCTATTCACACCATATTTTTTCATACATGCACTCCTTTTGTTTTGGGCCTAGCCCATTTATGCGATGTCAAA encodes:
- the LOC121173094 gene encoding ras-related protein RABC1, with amino-acid sequence MDASSSSSSTQPEFDYLFKLLLIGDSGVGKSTLLLSFTSDTFEDLSPTIGVDFKVKYVTMGGKKLKLAIWDTAGQERFRTLTSSYYRGAQGIIMVYDVTRRETFTNLSDIWAKEIDLYSTNQDCIKMLVGNKVDKESERVVSKKEGIDFAREYGCLYTECSAKTRVNVAQCFDELVMKILETPSLLAEGSSGVKKNIFKQKPPQSDASSSGCCSW